Proteins co-encoded in one Patescibacteria group bacterium genomic window:
- a CDS encoding bifunctional (p)ppGpp synthetase/guanosine-3',5'-bis(diphosphate) 3'-pyrophosphohydrolase: MNTIDSLFRKILKYNQQADIKKIRQAYDFAKKIHKNEKRISGEPVIKHLLKIGHLLVDLKIDDISIMAGLMHRTLKSDKDMLNKIDEKFGTEVALIVNGLNNLSSSTKKFSIQKENIKNFRKLLIASTDDIRILIIRLTNKILDGQTASWLPKEKQARFAKRIFYLYGPLSEFIGLHIYKKELEDIAFNILFPDDYKWITKKLATSKKQGERDIKNIIKSIEQVLSEKKIKYIDIFGRSKGRWSTWNKIKKYIKSGKIIYKDATVILDRIGITILLKDVPSCYLVLGIIHSLWPYSKEKFNDYISQPKPNKYMAIHTNVQFEKKIIEIQIKTTKMHEHNEFGPASHIAYKIKGNKSVVDYSYKWAKDLILWKDKSKTQHFKLKVFQDCVYALTPKGDIIQLKKGSCSLDFAYKIHNGLGNACRGVKINKKMCKISQLIKNGDVVEIIKSREKNPRPSLDWIKIAQTKETKAKIKKALNHS; the protein is encoded by the coding sequence ATGAATACAATTGATTCTCTTTTTCGAAAAATATTAAAATACAACCAGCAAGCTGATATTAAAAAAATCAGACAAGCTTATGATTTTGCTAAAAAAATCCATAAAAATGAAAAGAGAATCTCTGGCGAACCAGTCATAAAACACTTGTTAAAAATTGGTCACCTCTTAGTTGACCTTAAAATTGATGATATTTCTATTATGGCCGGCTTAATGCATCGAACTCTTAAATCTGACAAAGATATGCTGAACAAAATTGATGAAAAATTTGGAACAGAAGTGGCTCTAATAGTAAATGGATTAAACAACTTGAGTTCTAGCACTAAAAAATTTTCGATTCAAAAAGAAAATATTAAAAACTTTCGAAAACTTTTAATTGCATCAACCGACGATATTAGAATCTTAATTATTCGCTTAACTAATAAAATTTTAGATGGTCAAACCGCCTCTTGGTTGCCAAAAGAAAAACAAGCAAGATTTGCTAAAAGAATTTTTTATTTATACGGGCCTTTATCTGAGTTTATTGGATTACATATATATAAAAAAGAACTTGAAGACATTGCCTTTAATATTTTGTTTCCAGATGATTATAAATGGATCACGAAAAAACTCGCTACCAGTAAAAAACAAGGCGAAAGAGATATTAAAAATATAATTAAAAGCATTGAACAAGTACTATCTGAGAAAAAAATTAAATATATTGATATTTTTGGCAGAAGCAAGGGACGTTGGAGTACTTGGAATAAAATAAAAAAATATATTAAATCAGGGAAAATAATATATAAAGACGCTACTGTTATACTAGATCGCATTGGTATAACTATTTTGTTAAAAGATGTTCCATCATGCTATCTTGTTTTAGGAATAATTCACTCTCTCTGGCCTTATTCAAAAGAAAAGTTTAATGATTATATTTCACAGCCAAAACCAAACAAATACATGGCTATTCATACTAATGTTCAATTTGAAAAAAAGATTATTGAAATTCAGATTAAAACAACTAAGATGCATGAACACAATGAATTTGGACCTGCTTCACATATTGCTTACAAAATAAAAGGGAATAAAAGTGTTGTTGATTATTCTTATAAATGGGCAAAAGATTTAATTTTATGGAAAGATAAATCTAAGACCCAACATTTTAAATTAAAAGTTTTTCAAGACTGTGTTTACGCTTTAACCCCTAAAGGAGATATTATTCAATTAAAAAAAGGCTCTTGCTCTCTTGATTTTGCTTATAAAATTCATAATGGATTAGGAAATGCTTGCAGAGGTGTAAAAATAAATAAAAAAATGTGTAAAATAAGTCAATTAATCAAGAATGGAGATGTTGTTGAAATAATAAAAAGTCGCGAGAAAAACCCTAGACCTTCTCTCGACTGGATAAAAATTGCACAAACAAAAGAAACAAAAGCTAAAATAAAAAAAGCTTTAAATCATTCCTAA
- a CDS encoding RNA pseudouridine synthase, translating to MNPLLKIKILYERDDLLVVAKPAGILMHPIKNIQTQPTLFSWLLDNYPQVKNIGQVGRNGIIHRLDRDVSGVLMLALSQTVYDYFIEQFKQKRITKYYYALVYGHLPVKQGEIDFEIGRNPKGKIVSVKYDKKIKFKKSALTKYEVVTEFNFPSKYSLLKVEPVTGRTNQIRVHLKAFGFPIVGDKKYKFKNLSTDIDRIFLHAYCLGFYDLNNKYNIINSNLPKKLNNFLLTLKK from the coding sequence ATGAATCCCCTTTTAAAAATTAAGATATTGTATGAACGAGATGATTTGTTGGTAGTAGCCAAGCCTGCAGGGATTTTAATGCACCCAATAAAAAATATTCAAACACAACCAACATTATTTAGTTGGCTTTTGGATAATTATCCGCAAGTTAAAAACATTGGACAAGTAGGTAGAAATGGAATTATTCATCGACTTGATAGAGATGTTTCAGGAGTGCTTATGCTTGCTCTTTCACAAACAGTATATGATTATTTTATAGAGCAATTTAAGCAGAAAAGAATAACTAAATATTATTATGCGCTTGTTTATGGACATTTGCCTGTCAAACAAGGCGAAATTGATTTTGAAATTGGGAGAAATCCAAAAGGCAAGATTGTGTCTGTTAAATATGATAAAAAAATTAAATTCAAAAAATCAGCTTTAACAAAATATGAAGTAGTGACAGAGTTTAATTTTCCATCAAAGTATAGTTTGTTAAAAGTAGAGCCAGTAACAGGCAGAACAAACCAAATAAGAGTTCATCTCAAGGCGTTCGGGTTTCCAATAGTTGGGGACAAAAAATATAAATTTAAAAATTTAAGCACGGACATAGATAGAATATTTTTACATGCTTATTGTTTGGGGTTTTATGATTTAAATAATAAGTATAATATTATAAATAGTAATTTGCCAAAAAAATTAAATAATTTTTTACTTACTTTAAAAAAATAA
- a CDS encoding FAD-dependent oxidoreductase yields MFQDFSCKIQSKKNLTSDIVKLKIVLKNKDILDFRPGQFIMLGLYDKLGNIWQKRAFSICSSPLNKEYIELVIKIGGSFTQKINKLKTGDKVVVFGPFGEFVFEENRMNNVVLLAGGIGATPFMSIIRYCSQKKLNNKLFLIYSNKIKQNIVFYKELKAIIKKNKNFKVVFSLTSKVPFFWQGEKKRIDKQMIKKYCFPFKNKYFFLCGPKRFIKLTIACLLELGISEDYIKTEKWA; encoded by the coding sequence ATGTTTCAAGATTTTTCTTGCAAAATTCAATCAAAGAAAAACCTAACGTCAGATATTGTTAAATTAAAAATTGTTTTAAAAAATAAAGATATTCTTGATTTTAGACCTGGGCAATTTATTATGCTAGGTCTTTATGATAAATTAGGTAATATTTGGCAAAAAAGAGCTTTTTCAATTTGTTCTTCTCCTTTAAATAAAGAATATATTGAACTAGTAATCAAAATAGGAGGAAGTTTTACTCAAAAAATTAATAAGCTAAAGACAGGAGACAAGGTGGTTGTTTTTGGTCCTTTTGGTGAGTTTGTTTTTGAAGAGAATAGAATGAATAATGTTGTTTTACTGGCTGGCGGAATCGGGGCGACTCCTTTTATGAGCATAATTAGATATTGTTCTCAAAAAAAATTAAATAATAAATTATTTTTAATTTATAGTAATAAAATCAAGCAAAATATTGTTTTTTATAAAGAATTAAAAGCAATTATTAAAAAAAACAAGAATTTCAAGGTTGTCTTTTCTTTAACAAGCAAAGTCCCATTTTTTTGGCAAGGAGAAAAAAAGAGAATTGATAAACAAATGATTAAAAAGTATTGTTTTCCTTTTAAAAATAAATATTTTTTTCTTTGTGGACCAAAGAGGTTCATAAAGTTAACAATTGCTTGTTTGTTAGAATTAGGCATTTCTGAAGATTATATAAAAACAGAAAAATGGGCATGA
- a CDS encoding cytidylate kinase family protein, whose protein sequence is MGTYLDYLKKYQKTNKQSKKLTITVSGQAGSGKNTIAEHIADVFKLKFVNAGDIQRQYAQKMNISLDKASKVLPADIDHFMDKKTLELATKGGYVLVGRLAAWVAGDFAKYRIFVDCSQQVRIKRVSKRENITQEQARERIIRRDKRDKNRYKRLYKIDLDEKNIYNVIIKNNEPGINKLKQKIINKINK, encoded by the coding sequence ATGGGAACATATTTAGATTATTTAAAAAAATACCAAAAAACTAATAAACAATCTAAAAAACTAACAATCACTGTCTCAGGACAGGCAGGTTCAGGCAAAAATACAATTGCTGAGCACATTGCTGACGTTTTTAAGTTAAAATTTGTTAATGCAGGGGATATTCAGAGGCAATACGCTCAAAAAATGAATATTTCTTTAGACAAAGCATCAAAAGTTTTGCCAGCGGACATTGATCATTTTATGGATAAAAAAACACTTGAATTAGCAACAAAAGGAGGATATGTTTTAGTTGGCAGATTGGCTGCTTGGGTAGCAGGAGATTTTGCTAAATATAGAATTTTTGTTGATTGTAGTCAGCAGGTTAGAATAAAAAGGGTAAGTAAAAGAGAAAATATAACTCAAGAGCAAGCCAGAGAGAGAATAATTAGAAGAGACAAGAGAGACAAAAATAGATATAAAAGACTTTATAAAATTGATTTAGATGAGAAAAACATATATAATGTTATTATAAAAAACAATGAACCAGGTATAAATAAATTAAAGCAAAAAATAATTAACAAAATTAATAAATAG
- a CDS encoding 2-oxoacid:acceptor oxidoreductase subunit alpha has product MLKNKDFTWRIGGEAGQGIMSSGLLFSNFCVNSGYYIFDFNENPSLIRGGHNIYTTRVSSKKIQAHKKTIDVLIALNLDAIELNKKYLSSQSIIIANADKILAKNVQISKNVKIFYVPLISLATKIGGREIMMNSVAIGFTISLLGGDFNILSLLIKKSLFLKSKKIINQNIKAAQAGFNFSQAKAGDFLKNKQPLKQSIVSGGEAISLGAAKAGLNFFACYPMTPIDPILTHIVKNKKKNNITYIQPEDEIAGINMAIGASISGARAMVATSGGGFSLMVEALGLAGITETPLVIINGQRPGPATGLPTWQGQGDLRFVLHAAQDDFPRIVLAPGSIKEAFLLTAEAFNLADIYQVPVIILADKFLIQSHQSISLFKNLKVKINRGKLLSLKEQQKEYKRYKITDSGISPRAIPGRPGFTFIANSVEHDEFGFADEGKENRIKQMDKRMKKMESFYKKMPNPNIYGSKQATITLVGWGSTKGPILEAQALLKKIGIKSNFLHLNYLSPFPAKFVVKFLKSSKNILMIEQNASAQCAGLIREKTGIRIEHKLLKYDGRQLFIEDIVDKVNKILK; this is encoded by the coding sequence ATGCTTAAAAATAAAGATTTTACATGGAGAATAGGAGGAGAAGCAGGGCAAGGGATAATGTCCTCTGGTCTCCTTTTTTCTAATTTTTGTGTAAATTCAGGATATTATATTTTTGATTTTAATGAAAACCCATCATTGATTCGGGGTGGTCATAATATTTATACAACCAGGGTTTCTTCTAAGAAAATTCAAGCACATAAAAAAACAATAGATGTTTTAATCGCGCTTAATTTAGATGCTATTGAATTAAATAAAAAATATTTATCATCTCAATCAATAATTATTGCTAATGCAGATAAGATTTTAGCAAAAAATGTTCAAATATCTAAAAATGTTAAGATTTTTTATGTTCCTTTAATTTCTTTAGCAACTAAAATAGGTGGTCGAGAGATAATGATGAATAGTGTAGCAATTGGATTCACAATTTCTTTACTTGGAGGGGATTTTAATATTTTATCTTTATTAATTAAAAAATCATTGTTTTTAAAATCAAAGAAAATAATTAATCAAAACATTAAAGCTGCTCAGGCAGGATTTAACTTTAGTCAAGCCAAGGCAGGAGATTTTTTGAAAAACAAGCAACCATTAAAGCAAAGCATTGTTTCGGGAGGAGAGGCAATTTCTCTGGGAGCTGCTAAAGCCGGGTTAAATTTTTTTGCTTGTTATCCAATGACGCCCATAGATCCTATTCTCACTCATATAGTTAAAAATAAGAAAAAAAATAATATTACTTATATTCAGCCAGAAGACGAAATAGCAGGAATTAACATGGCTATTGGAGCAAGTATTTCAGGAGCAAGAGCAATGGTGGCTACATCTGGAGGAGGATTTTCTTTAATGGTTGAAGCACTTGGATTAGCTGGTATTACAGAGACTCCATTGGTAATTATTAATGGTCAAAGGCCTGGCCCTGCTACTGGGTTACCAACCTGGCAGGGACAAGGGGATTTAAGATTTGTTTTGCATGCTGCTCAAGATGATTTTCCTAGAATTGTCTTGGCTCCAGGGAGCATTAAAGAAGCGTTTTTGCTCACAGCAGAAGCATTTAATTTAGCTGATATTTATCAGGTTCCAGTAATTATACTAGCTGATAAATTTCTTATTCAATCACATCAAAGTATTTCGTTATTTAAAAATTTAAAAGTAAAAATTAATAGAGGCAAATTATTGTCATTAAAAGAACAGCAAAAAGAATATAAAAGATACAAGATAACTGATTCGGGTATATCTCCTAGGGCTATCCCGGGTAGACCAGGATTTACTTTTATTGCTAATAGCGTTGAGCATGATGAATTTGGTTTTGCAGATGAGGGGAAAGAAAACAGGATAAAGCAAATGGATAAAAGAATGAAAAAAATGGAATCTTTTTATAAAAAAATGCCAAATCCAAATATATATGGATCCAAGCAAGCAACTATTACCTTGGTTGGCTGGGGATCTACTAAGGGGCCTATATTGGAAGCACAAGCATTATTAAAAAAAATAGGAATAAAAAGTAATTTTCTTCACTTAAATTATCTCAGTCCATTTCCAGCTAAGTTTGTAGTTAAATTTTTAAAATCTTCTAAAAATATTTTAATGATAGAGCAAAATGCATCAGCTCAATGCGCTGGATTAATAAGAGAAAAAACAGGCATAAGAATAGAACATAAGTTGCTAAAATATGATGGTCGGCAACTTTTTATTGAGGACATAGTTGACAAGGTAAATAAAATTTTAAAATAA
- a CDS encoding adenosylcobalamin-dependent ribonucleoside-diphosphate reductase, producing MEKIINQIKKIQKRDKTIANFNQSKITDAILKAGQSVEEYNSKESIMLSNKVVDMLNKVYKDRQACPTVEEVQDIVEIVLMKQGFIKAAKSYIIYRQEHNKIRKIKKEILSGKTTKLPISLNSLRVLADRYLLKDIYYEKIVESPEEMFKRIAKALAGVEKKYKKTKTEIKKFEKDFYNIISRFEFLPAGRTIANAGTSLPIVSNCIVLHIEDSMKGIFSSLRDASLLQQSGSGIGFPFHMLRPAGNIAKRTKGVASGPVSFLRVYNEAFGVIKQQGRHGANMAVMRVDHPDILDFIKCKSIEGDIKNFNISISLTDKFMKQVESKSTKPWICKFNGKRMKPRKIIRDKHGVVLEIKQIEITAKDIMEEIVESAWTNGEPGVIFIDEVNRTNKLPGIGRIEACNPCGEQFIHDRDVCNLGSINLDKFVKNEEIEWDRLKEVVMAAVRMLDNVIDLTTFSVKKINNIFKKNRRIGLGIMGFSDMLFQLNLPYNSKAGRGVAEKVMKFINKQAHLMSEQLAKEKGVFSNYDLSVYKNTGIKMRNTALTTIAPTGSTSMLCDCSSGLEPYFALSYTKEVMKGQKLHYTNKHLTKKLMQKDIYTEELAQEIVEKGSIQNIKGIPKNIKDVFVGSMDIAPIDHVKMQASFQKYVDNSISKTVNLPNRATLADVLDIYLLAWKSKCKSCTVYRSGSRKSEVLTLLKKSQPKINQIKNSSGKFCPDCGSQLLSQEGCFSCPNCGFGLCSS from the coding sequence ATGGAAAAAATAATTAATCAAATTAAAAAAATTCAAAAAAGAGATAAAACTATAGCTAATTTTAATCAATCAAAAATTACAGATGCTATTTTAAAGGCAGGGCAATCAGTTGAGGAATACAATTCAAAAGAATCAATCATGCTTTCTAATAAAGTTGTTGACATGCTAAATAAAGTTTACAAGGACAGACAGGCATGTCCAACTGTTGAGGAGGTTCAGGATATTGTTGAAATTGTTTTAATGAAACAAGGATTTATAAAAGCAGCTAAGTCATATATTATTTACAGACAAGAACATAATAAAATAAGAAAAATTAAAAAAGAAATTTTATCAGGTAAAACCACTAAGTTACCGATATCATTAAATTCTTTAAGAGTATTAGCAGATAGATATCTTTTAAAAGACATCTACTATGAAAAAATAGTTGAATCACCGGAAGAAATGTTTAAAAGAATCGCCAAAGCATTGGCAGGAGTAGAAAAAAAGTATAAGAAAACTAAAACAGAGATAAAAAAATTTGAAAAAGATTTTTATAATATTATTTCAAGGTTTGAATTTTTGCCTGCTGGCAGAACAATAGCTAATGCAGGAACTTCTTTGCCAATAGTTTCTAATTGCATAGTTCTCCATATAGAAGATAGCATGAAAGGAATTTTTTCTTCTTTAAGAGATGCTTCCTTATTACAACAAAGTGGGTCTGGCATAGGGTTTCCGTTTCATATGTTAAGGCCAGCCGGTAATATTGCTAAAAGGACTAAAGGAGTTGCCTCTGGTCCTGTTTCTTTTTTGAGAGTTTACAATGAAGCTTTTGGAGTCATTAAGCAACAAGGGAGGCATGGTGCTAATATGGCTGTAATGAGAGTTGACCATCCTGATATTCTCGATTTTATAAAATGTAAAAGCATAGAAGGTGATATAAAAAATTTTAATATTTCAATTTCTCTTACTGATAAATTTATGAAGCAGGTTGAAAGTAAATCAACTAAGCCATGGATTTGTAAATTTAACGGCAAAAGAATGAAGCCAAGGAAAATTATTAGAGATAAACACGGCGTTGTTTTAGAAATAAAACAAATTGAAATTACAGCCAAAGATATTATGGAAGAAATAGTAGAATCAGCTTGGACAAATGGAGAACCAGGCGTAATTTTTATAGACGAAGTTAATAGAACGAATAAATTGCCAGGCATTGGCAGAATAGAAGCATGTAATCCGTGTGGTGAGCAATTTATTCACGATAGAGATGTTTGTAATCTTGGGTCTATTAATTTAGATAAATTTGTAAAAAATGAGGAGATTGAATGGGATAGATTAAAAGAGGTTGTTATGGCCGCTGTAAGAATGTTGGATAATGTAATTGATTTAACGACTTTTTCAGTAAAAAAAATTAATAATATTTTTAAGAAAAATAGAAGAATAGGATTAGGTATTATGGGATTTTCTGATATGCTTTTTCAATTAAATTTGCCTTATAATTCTAAGGCAGGGAGAGGTGTTGCAGAAAAAGTAATGAAGTTTATAAACAAACAAGCTCATTTAATGTCAGAGCAGTTAGCGAAAGAAAAGGGAGTTTTTTCTAATTATGATTTAAGTGTTTACAAAAACACAGGGATAAAAATGAGAAATACTGCTTTAACAACCATTGCTCCAACTGGTTCAACTTCAATGTTATGTGATTGTTCTTCAGGGCTTGAGCCATACTTTGCTCTTTCATACACAAAAGAAGTAATGAAAGGACAAAAACTTCATTATACTAATAAACATCTAACCAAAAAATTAATGCAAAAAGATATTTACACAGAAGAATTAGCTCAAGAGATAGTTGAGAAAGGGAGTATTCAAAACATAAAGGGAATTCCTAAAAATATAAAAGATGTTTTTGTTGGTTCAATGGACATTGCTCCAATTGACCATGTAAAAATGCAGGCTAGTTTTCAAAAATATGTTGACAATAGCATTTCAAAGACAGTTAATTTGCCAAACAGGGCTACGCTGGCCGATGTTTTGGATATTTATCTTTTAGCATGGAAATCAAAATGTAAATCTTGTACTGTTTATAGGAGTGGTTCAAGAAAGAGTGAAGTTTTAACATTATTAAAAAAGTCTCAACCAAAAATAAATCAGATTAAAAATTCATCAGGCAAGTTTTGTCCTGATTGTGGTAGTCAACTTTTGTCTCAAGAAGGTTGCTTTTCTTGCCCTAATTGTGGTTTTGGGTTGTGTTCTTCTTAA
- a CDS encoding DUF192 domain-containing protein has product MSELFLKTGVIFLGLLVIFIAWINISANLIKNHNNNYKLKINNQIIKVEVVDTFSQRAKGLSSRKNIPEDFGMFFVYKKPGEYSFWMKDMNFPIDIIWVKEDFYIADINKNIDPASFPAKFKPNQPIKYVLEVQAGFCDKNKIQINDLIEKMF; this is encoded by the coding sequence ATGAGTGAATTATTTTTAAAAACAGGAGTTATTTTTTTAGGATTATTGGTTATTTTTATTGCTTGGATAAATATAAGTGCTAATTTAATAAAAAATCATAACAATAATTATAAATTAAAAATTAATAATCAGATAATTAAAGTAGAAGTTGTTGATACTTTTAGTCAGAGAGCCAAAGGTCTTTCAAGTAGAAAAAATATACCAGAAGATTTTGGTATGTTTTTTGTTTATAAAAAACCAGGCGAATATTCATTTTGGATGAAGGACATGAATTTTCCAATAGATATTATTTGGGTAAAAGAGGACTTTTATATTGCTGACATTAATAAAAACATTGACCCGGCTTCTTTTCCTGCTAAATTTAAGCCAAATCAACCAATTAAATATGTTTTAGAGGTTCAAGCCGGATTTTGTGATAAAAACAAGATACAAATTAATGATTTAATTGAAAAAATGTTTTAA
- a CDS encoding 2-oxoacid ferredoxin oxidoreductase (catalyzes the coenzyme A-dependent decarboxylation of 2-oxoacids, such as pyruvate and 2-oxoglutarate), with the protein MKYINNFDTDYKISWCTGCGNFGILAGLKKTFIDLKLKPYEILITYGVGCHAHMVNYLSCFGVGTLHGRPLPVAQGAKIANKKLTVLSVGGDGDQVGEGTNHLIHACKRNIDVTCLIHNNRVYGLTTGQASPTSPKSYKSKTTPDGVVEDPINPLSLALVAGASFVARAFTGDVDGLSKILKQAINHKGLAVVEILQPCVTFNYINTYSWYKDRVYNLSKSYNFKNKELALKTITATQSKIPLGVFYKQLRPIFSEI; encoded by the coding sequence ATGAAATATATTAATAACTTTGATACGGATTATAAAATTAGTTGGTGTACTGGGTGCGGTAATTTTGGCATATTAGCTGGTCTTAAAAAAACTTTTATAGATCTAAAACTAAAACCATACGAAATATTGATTACTTATGGAGTAGGTTGTCATGCTCATATGGTAAATTATTTATCTTGTTTTGGTGTTGGCACATTACATGGACGACCATTGCCAGTTGCTCAAGGAGCAAAAATTGCTAATAAAAAATTAACAGTTCTTTCAGTTGGTGGAGATGGCGATCAGGTTGGAGAAGGGACAAATCATTTAATACATGCTTGTAAAAGAAACATTGATGTCACTTGCTTGATTCACAATAATCGTGTTTATGGATTAACAACTGGACAGGCCTCCCCGACTTCTCCGAAATCATATAAATCTAAGACAACCCCGGATGGAGTTGTTGAGGATCCAATCAATCCATTATCTCTTGCTCTTGTGGCCGGGGCTAGTTTTGTAGCCAGGGCATTTACGGGAGATGTTGACGGATTATCAAAAATATTAAAACAGGCGATAAATCATAAGGGATTGGCAGTTGTTGAGATATTGCAACCGTGTGTTACTTTTAATTATATAAATACTTATTCATGGTATAAAGATAGGGTTTATAATTTAAGTAAATCTTATAATTTTAAAAACAAGGAATTAGCACTAAAAACGATTACAGCAACCCAATCAAAAATTCCTTTGGGAGTTTTTTATAAGCAATTAAGGCCTATTTTTAGTGAAATATAA
- a CDS encoding TlpA family protein disulfide reductase: MKIKYKIILLILLLLVVVFIFILKNSTTLTEQSKQEEIGVLEKPVIGWLAPDFILENPAGLKMNLSMFRQEKPVLLLFWSTTCPFCIKELPSLKKLNKEYKNSIQIIAIVGGESKEKIQKYIKDNNINFFISVDLMGNVSKYYSVRGTPEHILIDMTGKIINRFQGAVELNQLKAFIEPVLK; encoded by the coding sequence ATGAAAATTAAATATAAAATAATTTTATTAATCTTGTTGTTGTTAGTTGTTGTTTTTATTTTTATACTAAAAAATAGTACCACTTTAACAGAACAAAGCAAACAAGAGGAAATAGGTGTTTTAGAAAAACCAGTTATTGGATGGCTGGCCCCTGATTTTATATTGGAAAATCCAGCTGGACTAAAGATGAATTTATCAATGTTTCGTCAAGAAAAACCAGTGCTTTTATTGTTTTGGTCAACAACATGTCCTTTTTGTATAAAAGAGTTGCCAAGTTTAAAAAAATTAAACAAAGAATATAAAAATAGTATTCAAATAATTGCAATTGTTGGTGGAGAATCCAAAGAAAAGATTCAAAAATATATTAAAGATAATAATATAAATTTTTTTATTTCAGTTGACCTAATGGGTAATGTTTCAAAATATTATTCAGTTAGAGGAACCCCAGAACACATTCTTATTGACATGACAGGAAAAATTATTAATAGGTTTCAAGGGGCTGTTGAATTAAATCAATTAAAGGCATTTATTGAGCCAGTATTAAAATGA
- the rplS gene encoding 50S ribosomal protein L19, producing MTNEEKKETKENSSEKEVESVPSAHKDLKAQEKGEQIKKEESAGEEVEQKVTNISPGMIIRVHQEIKETDAKGKEKQRIQVFEGIVISVHRGKSPEATFTVRKIATGGVGVEKIFPLYLPSIKKIEIVKEHKTRRAKLYYLRGKYKKKLKEIKDKIKK from the coding sequence ATGACTAACGAAGAAAAAAAAGAAACAAAAGAAAACTCTTCTGAAAAAGAAGTAGAAAGTGTTCCTTCTGCGCATAAAGATTTGAAAGCACAAGAAAAAGGAGAACAAATAAAAAAGGAAGAATCTGCTGGAGAAGAAGTAGAACAAAAAGTTACTAATATAAGTCCTGGCATGATTATTCGTGTTCATCAAGAAATTAAAGAAACGGATGCAAAAGGAAAGGAAAAGCAAAGAATTCAAGTATTTGAGGGGATAGTTATTTCTGTGCACAGAGGAAAATCTCCTGAAGCAACTTTTACGGTTCGAAAAATTGCTACTGGCGGGGTTGGGGTTGAAAAGATTTTTCCACTATATTTACCTTCAATAAAAAAAATAGAAATAGTAAAAGAACACAAAACAAGAAGAGCAAAATTGTATTATTTAAGAGGAAAATACAAGAAGAAATTAAAGGAAATCAAAGATAAAATTAAGAAGTAA
- a CDS encoding thioredoxin domain-containing protein, giving the protein MKDYKAYVLFMGGAIILASAILGGSIIYSGKTGSVATTQPTEIQEPLEQPNQPTAPPVRPTPKPKFKITKADHGKGSSSAKVKVTVFTDLQCPYCQRFHSTLMDVFDEYSSKVYLSIKHFPLDSIHPNARPAAQASECAGEQDKFWEFVDEIFNNQSKFSDDYYFEVAANLGLNSTQFKKCVEDEKYKDKVSSDYQEGIDSGISGTPATFINDESLIGAVPNNVLKDAIEAELNK; this is encoded by the coding sequence ATGAAAGATTATAAAGCATATGTTCTTTTTATGGGAGGCGCTATTATTCTGGCAAGCGCAATCTTGGGAGGATCAATTATTTATTCAGGGAAAACAGGAAGCGTGGCCACAACTCAGCCAACTGAGATTCAAGAACCTTTAGAGCAGCCTAACCAACCAACTGCTCCACCTGTCAGACCAACACCTAAGCCAAAGTTTAAAATAACAAAAGCAGATCATGGCAAAGGGAGCTCTTCTGCCAAGGTTAAAGTTACTGTTTTCACGGATTTGCAGTGTCCTTATTGTCAAAGATTTCATTCAACGCTCATGGATGTTTTTGATGAATATTCATCAAAAGTTTATTTAAGCATAAAACATTTTCCATTAGACTCTATTCATCCAAATGCTAGACCAGCTGCTCAAGCCTCAGAATGTGCTGGAGAGCAGGACAAGTTTTGGGAGTTTGTTGATGAAATATTTAATAATCAGTCAAAGTTTAGTGATGACTATTATTTTGAAGTTGCTGCCAATCTTGGATTAAATTCAACTCAGTTTAAAAAATGTGTTGAAGATGAAAAATACAAGGACAAGGTTAGTTCTGATTATCAAGAAGGGATTGATTCAGGCATAAGTGGAACTCCGGCTACTTTTATCAACGATGAATCATTGATAGGAGCTGTTCCAAATAATGTATTAAAAGATGCAATTGAAGCAGAATTAAATAAATAA